From Etheostoma spectabile isolate EspeVRDwgs_2016 chromosome 19, UIUC_Espe_1.0, whole genome shotgun sequence, the proteins below share one genomic window:
- the trmt10b gene encoding tRNA methyltransferase 10 homolog B encodes MAQIGSDMCELQVDGVSDVMDLLQIDVETDVVQDRSGREAVPFSRNVLRKQRHWERQLAAKKSKRKEEKQRRKLNREQESGSHADNPQFTKRVLKAITKERLAEAQSTGLKLCVDLSMTDSMSDKEICRLAGQIRRLYGSNKKAIRPFHLLLTDLREDSRLYRECLRMNAGFLNYMMDIKEESCLDLFSPETVVYLTPDAEEALETVDADKVYVLGGLVDESIQKKLSFSRARELSVHTARLPIDEYMVKKCNAKNFHSKILAVNQVFDILLTFCKTGSWTEALQAWFPQGKGYVVAPEFSLPLSIPPSQT; translated from the exons ATGGCACAAATAGGCTCAGATATGTGTGAACTGCAGGTGGATGGCGTTTCAGATGTGATGGATCTGCTTCAAATAGACGTGGAGACTGATGTGGTGCAAGACAGGTCAGGGAGAGAAGCTGTACCGTTTTCT AGAAATGTGTTGAGGAAGCAGCGACACTGGGAGAGGCAGCTGGCAGCAAAGAAAAGcaagaggaaagaagagaagcAGCGGAGGAAGCTTAACCGTGAGCAGGAGTCAG GCTCCCATGCAGATAATCCTCAGTTTACCAAACGAGTCCTGAAAGCGATCACAAAAGAGCGTTTAGCTGAAGCTCAGTCCACAGGACTCAAACTGTGTGTAGACCTGAGTATGACAGACAGCATGTCTGATAAG GAGATCTGTCGACTGGCCGGCCAGATAAGAAGACTGTACGGTTCAAACAAGAAGGCGATTCGACCCTTTCACCTTCTCCTGACAGACCTGAGAGAGGACAGCCGTCTCTACAGAGAGTGCCTACGAATGAACGCAGGCTTCCTCAACTACATG ATGGACATAAAAGAAGAAAGCTGTCTGGACCTTTTTTCTCCAGAAACTGTTGTCTACCTCACACCAGATGCTGAAGAAG CTTTAGAAACAGTGGATGCTGACAAGGTGTACGTCCTCGGTGGCCTTGTGGATGAAAGCATCCAGAAG AAGTTGAGCTTCTCGAGGGCTAGAGAACTGAGCGTCCACACGGCGAGGCTGCCCATAGACGAGTACATGGTGAAAAAATGCAATGCCAAGAATTTCCACTCAAAGATCCTGGCTGTTAATCAGG TGTTTGACATCTTATTGACTTTCTGCAAAACCGGCAGCTGGACAGAAGCCCTGCAGGCATGGTTCCCCCAGGGGAAGGGTTATGTTGTTGCACCAGAGTTTTCCTTACCACTTTCCATCCCTCCATCACAAACTTAG
- the cxcl19 gene encoding C-X-C motif chemokine 19: MKLCILLMFATLSVLVYGMPPISRDYNTHCRCLEVESRIIPPDSLKSIKLVPEGPHCPDIEVIAGLANGEKVCLNPRSSWVKKLIQFVLDKKLHQ, encoded by the exons ATGAAGCTCTGCATCCTGCTCATGTTTGCTACCCTCTCCGTCCTCGTTTACG GAATGCCGCCAATCAGCAGGgactacaacacacactgccGGTGCCTTGAGGTGGAGTCGAGGATCATCCCTCCAGACAGTCTGAAGAGCATCAAGCTCGTCCCTGAAGGGCCCCACTGCCCGGATATAGAAGTCAT AGCTGGACTGGCGAATGGGGAGAAGGTGTGCCTGAACCCTCGGTCCTCCTGGGTGAAGAAGCTAATCCAGTTTGTTCTTGACAAAAAACTACATCAGTAG